Proteins encoded by one window of Lepeophtheirus salmonis chromosome 3, UVic_Lsal_1.4, whole genome shotgun sequence:
- the LOC121114621 gene encoding carbohydrate sulfotransferase 9, protein MRIKNKRIVWRFSYTLAIVCFGGIFCTLFARRKEKKILLEKGGIDENVLPRILMSNETSSSKSDFIQFDMNKRLWTMKNACDKHGLSTRKDFDPLYRPNGWEFFVCHEFNLVWCSVFKSGSSSWMYIFNRLIGYKDAFLTSSKLPLVHLARKKYSRPSGRELVKAMNTSTSFIVGRNPFERLISGYRDKILKAHVNSYHDQMKKKILMKYRGMLPKAYVSGVTNPTFQEFFRYIMKEYRRTNEMDMHWTPVYRFCNPCQVQFSDIIQFETFDRDTEFILKKTGILPRFPDIKPKKLNAAKDGKKSSDFILGYLRELDEMEYKELSELYQVDFDIFGYHLPTYQEIHS, encoded by the exons ATGCgcattaagaataaaagaattgtTTGGAGATTTTCTTATACATTAGCTATTGTATGTTTTGGAGGGATATTTTGCACGTTGTTTGCGAGGAGGAAAGAGAAGAAGATCCTTCTTGAAAAGGGTGGTATTGATGAAAACGTTTTGCCAAGGATCCTTATGTCCAATGAG acgtCCTCATCTAAGTCGGATTTCATTCAATTTGATATGAACAAGAGGCTTTGGACAATGAAAAATGCCTGTGATAAACATGGTCTAAGTACGCGAAAGGATTTTGATCCCTTATACAGACCAAATGGATGGGAATTTTTCGTTTGTCATGAATTTAATTTGGTCTGGTGCTCTGTCTTCAAATCTGGTAGCTCTAG ttggatgtatatttttaatcgaCTCATTGGCTATAAAGACGCATTCCTTACCTCATCCAAATTACCCTTGGTCCATCTTGCACGCAAAAAATATTCTAGACCCTCAGGCAGAGAGTTAGTAAAAGCCATGAATACATCTACTAGCTTCATTGTGGGGCGGAATCCATTTGAGCGTCTTATTTCCGGGTATAGAGATAAAATCCTCAAAGCTCACGTAAACTCCTATCACGATCAG ATGAAGAAAAAGATTCTCATGAAGTACCGTGGTATGCTACCAAAAGCTTATGTCTCAGGCGTCACGAATCCCACCTTTCAAGAGTTCTTTCGCTACATCATGAAAGAGTATCGAAGAACCAATGAAATGGATATGCACTGGACCCCCGTCTATCGTTTTTGCAATCCGTGCCAGGTTCAATTTTCGgatattattcaatttgaaaCATTTGACCGTGATACAgagttcattttgaagaaaacaggGATCCTACCTCGATTCCCAGATATAAAGCCAAAGAAGCTTAACGCTGCCAAGGATGGGAAAAAGTCTTCGGactttatacttggatattTGAGAGAATTGGATGAAATGGAGTATAAGGAGCTTTCCGAGCTGTATCAAGTAGATTTCGATATTTTCGGATATCATTTGCCAACCTATCAAGAGATTCATTCTTAG